The DNA region CCAGCCGTAGAAGCCGCCCTCGATGACACGGTTGAACTCGCAGGGCGGGAAGTCGTCGCCCAGCAGGTCGCGGCCGTTGTCGGTGGCGTAGAGCGCGCCCGTGCCGGGTTGCCACTCGAAGTCCACGGCATTGCGCAGCCCGGTAGCGAAGATCTGCTCGCCGCTCCCGTCGGCCTCGTATCGGAGAATGGCGGCGCGGCGCTTATCGGCCTCTATGCAGACGTTGCAGCTCGAGCCGACGGAGACATAGAGCTTGCCGTCGGGTCCGACGTCGACGGTGCGGGTCCAGTGGTTGCCGCCATCGGGGAGGCCGGTAACGATGCGTTCGGGTGTGCCGCTAACGGTACCGCCGGCGGCATCGAAGCGGACGCGCGCGACGGCGGTGGTTTCGGCGACGTACAGCCACCCGTCGTGCAGGGCGAGGCCGTGCGGTTGATGGAGTCCGGTGAGCAGCTTGCGTTGTCCGTCGGCAAGGCCATCGCCGTCGGTATCGCGCCCAATGAGCCACACCGTGCCGGTGCGCGGGGAGCTGACGAGCAGGTCGCCGGCCGGCGTGAAGCGCAGGAGGCGAGCGTTCTCGATGCCGGTGGCGTAGACGTTGATGAAGAACCCCTCGGGCACGGCAACGCGTTGGCGCAGCTCCGACTCGGGCATGGGATTGCCGCTGAAGCCGGGGAAGTTGATGGTCAGGCCGCCCGGCAGCCTGGCGTAGCCGCACTGCGCGACGGCCATCGTGCACGTCAGTCCGACCAGAGCCACAGCGCTCCGGGACCCGAAGCCGGGCGGCCGCCACGCGTGCATCATGCGGTTCGACTACCACGCGCCGCGCCGCAGGTCAGCCCCGGTGGAACGTGCGCTCCGCGCGCGTTTTCATGTATTCCGCGTGGTGGAACGTGCGCTCCGCGCGCGTTCACGTATTCCCTGCAAGTTCGGAATGCGCCCCGATAATGCAAGGACGATTGCTCGCCGGCTCGCTCGCGCGGTGGAGGAGAGGCTTTCGGTGTTCCCGGCGGTTGTGCTGCCCGGGCCGCGTCAGGTCGGTAAGACCACCTCAGCCAAAGGACCGATGACGGGCGCGGGGACACGGCAAGATCGCCGACGGAGCCTTGATACGCCTCCCCGGGTATGTGCTTGAATTCGCTTGACGGGCATTTTCTTCTTTGGAACGGGCATCCTTTCGTGTTATGGGCGCGAATACAGGGCTTGTCCTGTCCACAAACAAGGAGGGGAGTCATGAACCGATGGTCGCTTCGCTTTGGCGCCGTGGCGGTAGTAGCGGTGATGTGTACGGCTTCGGCTGTGCACGCCGCGGATTCGTGCCTGGCGCCGTGTGCCAAGGTGCCGAAGAAGTCACGGCACGTGTCTACGGCTGCCCCGGTGCCGTTGCCCGCCGGGCCGATGGCCGGACCGATCCTCACCACGCCGGGCGCCACGCTGGCGAAGGGCAACAAGAAGAAAGTGGTCACCGTGGATGCGACAATAACCTCGGGAATGCCGGTGCCCATGCCGATGATCCTGTCAATGGGGGCGACGCTTAACGGCGTGGCGATGGAGCCTACCACCGGGGTATATATGGACTGCGCCGGCACCGCGATGACGCCCTGGTTCGGGGGCCCGTTGGCCGGCTGCACGGTGTCCGCGACGTTCTGGCTCGATCTCGATCAGGCGGAGACCGCTTCCCCGGGGACGTTCATCGGCCTGCCGCTGACCGTGGTGCTCCTGGGCGGTGACGCGGCGGGTGGGGGCGGGCCGCCGGTGTCGGCTTCGATGAACGTGCGGCAGGAAGGCAAGTAGGCGCGGCGCGCCCGCGCGCCGTCAGGTTAACTCCGCTGTCCGTTGCGGAGGAACTGGCGCAGATAGCGGGCAGTGTGCGAGCGGCGGACCCGGAGGATGTCCGGCGGCGGGCCCATGGCGACGACCCGACCGCCGCCGGTGCCGCCTTCCGGGCCAAGGTCGACGATCCAGTCGGCTTCCTTGACGATGTCGAGGTTGTGCTCGATGGTCACCACCGTATGGCCGCGGTCGACGAGCCGGTGCAACACGTCGATAAGTTTCTCGATGTCGGCGAAGTGCAGGCCCGTGGTCGGCTCGTCGAGGACGTACAAGGTCCTGCCGCGCCCCGGCTTGCCCAGTTCGTACGCCAGCTTGATGCGCTGCGCCTCGCCGCCCGAAAGGGTGTTGCTCCCCTGGCCGAGCGTCAGGTAGTCGAGCCCGATCGCTTCGAGCAGACGTAGCGGTGTGGCGATCGTCGACACCCCGGCGAAGAACTGCGCCGCTTCCTCGACCGTCATGTCGAGCACCTCGGCCATCGTCTTGCCGTTCCAACGCACGGCCAGCGTCTCGTCGTTG from Candidatus Binatia bacterium includes:
- a CDS encoding sorbosone dehydrogenase family protein, which gives rise to MALVGLTCTMAVAQCGYARLPGGLTINFPGFSGNPMPESELRQRVAVPEGFFINVYATGIENARLLRFTPAGDLLVSSPRTGTVWLIGRDTDGDGLADGQRKLLTGLHQPHGLALHDGWLYVAETTAVARVRFDAAGGTVSGTPERIVTGLPDGGNHWTRTVDVGPDGKLYVSVGSSCNVCIEADKRRAAILRYEADGSGEQIFATGLRNAVDFEWQPGTGALYATDNGRDLLGDDFPPCEFNRVIEGGFYGWPFANGNRIPDPDLGAGREAQIAASLPPAHGFAAHTAPLGMTFYRRPAGTAVAAFPPEYDGVAFVALHGSWNRSRKIGYEVVALRFAPDGSIGEHPFVTGFLRNDRVYGRPVDVAVGPDGALYVSDDFTGQIYRVAHGTAARGDAASAVTPHDDPLAGLDATALEQTAARGAALWRANDCERCHIVGQAAGDAYKPLQALAARYTIASLAALLRTPPSPMPTNQLTAEQRHDLAVYLLRTYR